cactAAGGCAGATTGAGCCAGGTTATTGGGTGAAAAGGACGATGGAGAGGAAACAAAGCAAGAGTATGCATTTTGGGCAGGTGGTCCAAAGCCAAACAGTAATGGATCAGAGGGCTGGAGCTTGGAAAGGCGTGACCTCACTCCTGCCCCGCCTCTCCTACAAAGCGATTGGTTGCGGAAGGGGCTACAAACCGTTGCGTCACGGGAGTGGTTTGGGACACAGCGGTGCATCGTGGGAGGGCCTTATCGGGGCCTGAGAGTGCAGAAGAGTTTTGGCGGAGAAGAACTACAACGCAGAGCATCTCGGGAGGCCTGCTCGAGTATTTGTGGGAGGCGTCGGGAGTCGGTGAGAGGCTGGCGGTGGCCAAACGGGCGGCGGGCACGCTTGGACCTGGCCGGGGAAGGGGGCCGGGCGGGGTCCGCCCCGCCCCGACCCTCCCCTGAGCCTCCGCCGACCTCGGCGTGCCCTCCCGCAGAATGGGGCGAGTGGCTGCAGCTGTACATGGGATGCTGAGCGCCCATCCTTTCCCTCCAGCTCACCCATGTCCGGCAGCAAGCTGCCGGTGGGCACGTGCCTGGACATGTGTCCAGCCGCCGAGCGCGTCCAGCGCGAAAAGGAGCGCCGCCTGCACCGCTTCGAGGTGGCGCCAGGGTACCGCGGAGACCAGCCCCGAGCCGACCCGCAGCGCGTTGTGAAGGAGTACAGCCGGCCGGCCGCCGGCAAGATTCGGCCCCCGCCGAGCCAGCTGCGTCCGCCGTCCGTGCTGTTGGCCACCGTACGCTATCTGGCCAGTGAGGTGGCGGAGCGTACCGACGCATCCCCCGCGGAGGTGGCCAGCTTTGTGGCGGATCGGTTGCGCGCGGTGCGGCTGGACCTAGCCCTTCAGAGCGCGGGCGACGCCGAGGTGGCGTTGGTGCTGGAAGCGGCGCTGGCAGTGCTGCTGGCCGTGGTCGCGCGGCTCGGACCCGACACAGCGCACAGTCCAGCGGACCTGATGTTGCTGCAGGCCCAGGTGCAGGAGAGCTTCGGTTCTCTGCGGCGCTGCTACGCGCTGGGCGGTGGGCCGCACCACCGCCAGGCAGCCTTCCAGGGCCTTTTTCTGCTCTATAACCTGGGTGAGTCGGGGGTCCCAGCGACAGAGCAGAGCGCGGGGGCAGGTGGCCCTCAGTGTGGACAGTGGAGGCCGGGAAAAGAAGGAGAAGCTTTAAAACCTCACCAGTAGCTCCCTCTGCGTCCTATCTCCTAGATGTGTGTCTCAGCCAGTGCACCGAGCCCCAGCCTGGACCTCTGGCCTGTCCCTTCCcatttctgggtctcagttttctggTAATGAAAGTGGAGGAAATGAGGTTGGAAAGGAATGAGGTAGGATAGTGACTGTCAAGCTTTTTTTAAACCTCCAGTTCAGTCAGTGTGGCAAATGAGCCAGGAACACATAGCCCACAAATATGAGGCAGAAGTTTCAACCTTAGATCTTTTTCATGGATGGATGGTGCCGTTTAAATAAATTCTACTCTATTTAATTGTATCTGAAATGCTGTTGACAACCTGCTAAAGGGTCAGAAGCCTCAGTTTACAAAAGTGACCCAAGTGTCGTGATTCTCCTGGAAGGAGAGCAGGAGCAGAATTTGAAGAAGACGTTGCCTTACTAGGTGGCCAGGGGAAGGTGTGGCAGAGCCGGCTCCCATAGCTAGGGTACAGAGAAAGGGCTGGGTTCAAAGTCAGAAAACTTGGATTTGGTTGGGTCAGGTTCTACTATATAAGAACTCTAGGACCATTTCAGGCAAGTCATTAAATTATCTGGGTCTGTTTCCCTTATCTATAAACACTGTGTCACTTTATTATGAGGATCCAGACTATTTGAAGAGGTTTTGGAACCTCCAGCAACAAATTCTGATATGGCTTAGGAAGGGGCTGATGGGATTAAGGGGGAGGGAAGGTCAGTTTGGCCTACGGGTGGGGggctggcagagcagggatgTGGGGCGGAGCGAGGTGGAGAGCAGAGATCCTTGGAGggccagaggaggtgggaggggagataGGGAGAGACCTAAGGGGATAGGGTGGAAGGTGGGCCTGCTCCAGGAAGGACTCAGCATCCTCATTCCTGCCCTTACAGGCTCGGTGGAGGCCCTTCACGAGGTTCTGCAGCTACCTGCTGCCCTGCGTTCCTGCCCAGCCCTGTGTACCGTCCTGGCAGTCGACTCGGCCTTCCGCGAAGGCAACACCGCCCGCCTGTTTCGCCTGCTCCGGACCCTGCCCTACCTGCAGAGCTGTGCTGTGTGGTGCCATGTGGGCCGTGCCCGCCGGGGAGCCCTGGCCCGCCTTTCTCGTGCCCTGAGCACCCCTAAGGGCCAGACCTtgcctctgagcttcctggtcCACCTACTGGCCCTGGATGGGCCCGAGGAGGCACGGGACCTGTGCCAAGCCCATGGACTGCCCTTAGATGGACAGGAGAGAGTTGTGTTCCTGAGGGGTCACTACACTGAGGAGGGGCTGCTACCTGCTGGGACCTGCCAAGTGTTGGTGGGGAGCAAACTTGGAGGGCGCACCCTGGAAGAGGTGGTCatggcagaggaggaagatgaggctgTGGACAGACCCAAGTCCCCAGTATGAGGAGGGGCTATGCAGTCTCCCAAAGCTCCAGGACTGGGTCTGAAACACTCAGGTTTCTTTTTTCATGATTTCCACACAATAAAATGAACTTGTCTTGCAGGGGACAATAGCTAGGCTTGATTTAtttgagggagggcagggggataTTGAGACTTGCTAGGGGTATGGGGGGAGAGGAACCCAAACTGGGCAATGCCCTacccaccctgggcctcagttcccctcTGGTGGTCTCTGAGTTGATGTCTTGGTTGGCATTATGCATCCCATCCTCACCCACCCACTACCAAGGGCAGTTGGTGGTTTTGCCATTCCCACCATCCTTGTCTCCTGTTCACCCTCTGCCAACCAAGAGCCAGGATGAGGGAAATTTTCATCTGGGGCTTGTCACTCCCCTTAAGTGACCACACTGGTGGGACCCAGAGCTGTTGCCTCAGAAGTTTGAGAGAGTCCTGCCGTTCCGTTGTCTTCTGGCATCAGAGGACACACTCAAAGGAAACTGGAGTGGCTGGGGTTAAGATAAAGGGTTGGGAGGAGCTGAAGAATGAGGGTCAGAGGTCAGCCACGGGCCTCAGGGTGGCTGCTGCGTTCTCCAGGGCCGCCACCAGGATACTGAGCTGCCTCTGCACCTCAGCCCAGGCTGCAGATCCAGCGCCTGTGTTCGTGGCCCTGGAGCAGGCATTGGACAGGCCTGGGAACGTGGCTACAGAGCCGGTGCGAGGTGCCCAGAGCACGTGGCTGACAGGAGAAATGGGGGAGGATCACGGTCATTCAGGGGCCAGGGAAGAGGGGCGCTTCAGCCTGAAACAGTTCCTGTATACAGCTAGGGACAAAAGCACCTCTTCCTGCCCTCTGAAAGCTGGGGCCCTTACAGCAGTGGTGATGGGAAGAGATGTCGGTTCTAGTCCCAGGGTGACCTTGACCGATTTGCCTCCCCTCCCTTGCCTGACTCCTCAGCTGTCTCAAGGGGCTGGGCTGTGCTCTCAAGGCCAGCAAAACCAACATTTTCCTGCCTCATCCCTTGGCACCTCCCAAGAGCTTTGGGACAGGCTCACCTGTAGTAGCTTTCCTCTGGGAAGGCTCGCGAGTTCAGGAAGGTGCGTTCCAAGAGCATCAGCTGATCATTGAGCATCCGCACCTGCAGGGGGCTGGAGGTGACAGGACCTTCTGGTCACCCTACAGCTAGCAGCCCAGCTGCCAGCCTGCATCCTGCCCTGGATGCCACCCTCCCAGATGCCTGATTGCAGCCCTTGCTCACTCAGGGGTGCCCTTCTGCGTTGTTGATATGTGTTGGTCCAACACCGTGGCTGCCCCCTCAAACTTCTCCACTGCAGTCGCCAGAGGTCCTGTGGGGAATAGCCAGCATCTCAGCCCTGGGGGTGCAGGGCTTCTCACACCCCAGTCACTTCAGGGGGCTCCATACCCAGGCTGATGCTGTGTTGCTTCAACAGGGCCCCGAGATGCTGCTGAGCAGCCTGCAGGAAGCTGCGGAGGGTCTCGCTGTAGTCACTGACAttaagaggcaggaagaggctgtCACTGAGCCGGAGAAGCACACTTCCCGCCGTCCGGGCCACAGCCTGGTGGCTGCTGAAGCCTTGCAGGGAGGGCGACAAGGCCAGGGCTCAATCTTCAGCCCGtcttcctccagcctcaggaTGCCCCTTGTCCCACTTCTCACCAGGGTCCACAAACTTGTCCACATAATCAAAGGTGTCAAAGGCCGTGTGGTAGGTAGGGTAGATCCGGGCTGAGGTCTTGCTCTGGGGGAACAAGGCCCAGAGGTGACAGGCTTGGGATGGGAAGCGGAAGGAGGTGTACAATGTAGAGACCTTATCTCAAATGGTCACCACATCTGCGAGGAAGGTTCTAGAgtttccactttacagaggaggaaacaggctcagagaggttaagtaaccttcCTGACATCACACAGCGAATAAGTAACACAGCTGGGTCAGGTGCCAGTTTCCCATTTCACATGAAGGAGGAGAACCTGGGGCTTTGCAGTCAGACAAGagggttcaaagcccagctccacCTCCAGGAGCAGCTCGGCAATAGAGGGGAGAAAGGGCTTTGGGGGCATCAAATAGGGAGACAAAGGCTGGGCATTTGGCACCCCTTAGCTCATTTCACCCCAAACCACCCCCATTTTATACTGTAGTTTAATCTATTCTGAGATAAACTTTTTCACCTTTTAAGATCTCTGGAATCGGGATGCTTCTTACAGTCAATGTCATCCTATCATCCTAACTGATAGTagtttttgtttcccttctgaACAGTGCATCACATAACGGTGCATCTTACACTCAGTAGTATCTTAAATTTGATCAAATTACATGGATGAAGGTAAACAGAAGCTCAAGAGAAGTAAAGAAACTGGGCCGAGGTAGCACAGCTACTTAGTGATGGAGCCGAGGCAGTGTGCACTGGAGCAGCCCAAAGAAGAGGAGGGGCCTGGTAGAGCAAGGTACCGAGCTGGGGGATGGAAGGGTGCCCGCTTACCCGGTCATAGTTGTAGGCGAGGTCCATGGAGGAAATGCCCAGGAAGTGAACGAAGGGTGCGTAGTCGCTGCCAGCACCCAGAGTGCCCAGGCTGTGGGAAGAAAGATGGTCAGGTTGCAAGGTGCTGGGCCAGCTCACCAGCCCAGGATCCTCGTCCCGGTCCTTGCTCACCTGGGGACTAAGCCGTACACCGGGCTGCTACGGTTGCTATATCGGATCCAGTTGTCGTAGATGCTGAGACTGCTGGTGCCTGGGGCGGGGATCTGACCGGAGGGAAATCTAGTCTCAGGGCTGGGGACCCACCAACCAGCAGGTCCTCCATCTCCAGCCTACGCACAACCCTGCAGTTCCTACAAGGCCCGCCCGGCAGCCTCAGTCCCACCAGGCAGCCCCTCTGATAAGTACCAGCTCTAGCTCCACCTACGCATAGTCCCGCCTCTGGTCATCCCCCTCCCCgcctggctcccagcccctctgcctttCACCTGTTTGGTTGCAGAGAAGATGACACTTTGGACCGGGGGCGTCCCCTGAGCCCTCAGGGTGACATTGGCTGCGAGAGAATCAAAAAGAGACTATTCGGCCCCCCGCTCTTTCGTTTCCCTCCTCCCTGAGTCAGCCCAGCAGCCCTTCCTACCAAACACCGAGATGTCCACGTTGATGTAGGCCACGGTGCGCTCCTGCAGCTTGCTGAAGAACTCCTGCAGGTGGAAGGGACAATGTAGGCCCCATGCTGCCCAGCTGTGGTAATCCCCTCCATTATGCTGTGGGGCTCACTCACCTCGGTGAATTCTGTGGAGCCAATGAGCCCAAACTCCTCTGCCCCCCAGCTCGCAAACACTACTGATCTGCGGGGTCGCCAGGTGCCTGGGGAGGCAAATAAAAGGCTGGAGGGCAAGATCACCCGGATCCTGGGGTGGCTTAGGGGGAAGGTTGGGgatttgtgggggagggagggccagaAGGGGTGGGGCAGCTGTCAACTAGAGGTAGGTCCTGGCACCTCCCCAAACAAGGCTTCCCTGAGGCTCCTGTCTTCCTTTCACCATCGTACCTCCTCTGCTGTGACACCCTGCAACATTATCCCCAACACCAACCTCCCTTGGTCAGATGGTCCCTTCTGCCAGAatgcccttcccacctcttctctCAGGCTATCCTCCACCCCCAACTCTCTCCTCCATGCATCCTAGGTAAAACTCGCCCTAACCGGCTTCACCTGGTGATAGTACATTCACAGTCTCCTTAGAGCGTTATACATATTGAGCCAACCCTTACAACAACGTCTTGAGGGACAGACTGTCATTGTTTGCACTGAGGAAACTGGgccacagagaagttaaatgatttgtcCAGGGTTACACAGTtgtgagcagcagagccaggtTTCAAATCCAGGGCCTCACTCCAGAGTCAAGGCTTAACCAGTGCCCCACACTGCTTCTCATAGCCTCCTGCCTAGCTTCCATCTCCAGTCTCCCTGCCCACACTGCCCTTACCACAATCTTCACCCTCTCCCAGAAGCCACTTAGGTCCCTGCTTGGCCCCTCGCCTCCTTCAGGCTCCCTCTCACCCTCTACAGCATCCCGTGTTTCTGGCTGTGCTCCTTCCCATCTCTGACTGCCATCCCCTTTGATAattcttcatctttttgttttaaatgaaaaaaaattttaagtacaaaatgATTACATGCTGACAATGACAAATTCCCACACTTTTTTCTACCAAAAAGGCATAACATGAATCtaatcagacaaatccaaactgagggacattcaattaaataatataaagatcacaaaagaaagaacagcCAAGGAACTACTACCGACGACCCATGCAACCACCACACATGCAACATGTGATCTTGAATTGGCTCTTGGACCAGAAAAATTTTTTGCTCTAAAACTTGTCAGAACAATTGGCAAAATAGTTAATTTCCTGATTCTGATCATTGTGCTGTGGTTATGAAAGAAAACACCCcaatttttaggaaataaacgGCTCTGCCACCAGCTCTGCTACCTGATCCAGCCTCTCCTTCCCACATGCTGTGCCTCCACCTGGATCCCCACCCTGTCCTGGAACTGCTGCCTCCACAGCGAGGCCTCCCAGAGCTTTGGCTTCCACTGGAAAGCCctgtagatatttttctttctttctttcttctttctttctttttttttttctttgtcgggggaggtaattaggcttacttatttatttgtttgtttagaggaggtactgggaattgaacccaggaccttgtggatgctaagtaagcaccctaccacttgagctataccctcccctcttagatatttttctttgtagcacGTTTCGCAATTGTCATTACAGCAGAAACTCTGGTGTTCCCTGGGGGATGTCCAGTGCCTAGAActggcctggcacatagcaggcgtGGAGGACATATTTGTTGAGTTAAGAACTGTCTGTCATCCCTGACAGAGTCTGGATCCCAGCCTTGCTCAGAGTCGCATTCCTTGGAGGGGCACAGGAGGCTCTCAGAAGGTATTGTACGAGTTCTCTGTACCACACTGGGCTACTGGAGTGAGGCCAGGGCTGGTGTCCCAGCATATCTGCCCCCAGGGCCCTCAGACTTGGCACAAGTGAGCACTGGAGAATGAGAgacaggaggtgggaaaggatgcCCACAGCTCAAGGAAAAGTATAACAgatttatggttatcaaaggggtaAATGGGTGGAgaggataaataaggagtttgtgACTAGCAGATGCATACTACTAtagacaaaataaacaacaaggtcctactgtacagcacagggaactgtattcaatatcctgtaattaaccataatggaaaataatatgaaaaagtatatatatatatactgaatcactttgctgtacaccagaaactaacacaacattgtaaaccaactagacttaaattaaaaaaaactttaaaaaaagctCAGGTTAGAGTGGGCTGTTGGTGACCTGGGGAGAGCATCCCTGGACTAGAGGAGGGGGGGCCCCTCACCCTTCTTCAGCAGAGTCCCCAGGACGCGGGAGAGCTCCAGGAGCACAGCAGTGCCACTGCTGGGGTCCACGGCCCCGTGTACCCAGCTGTCGCGG
This Camelus ferus isolate YT-003-E chromosome 10, BCGSAC_Cfer_1.0, whole genome shotgun sequence DNA region includes the following protein-coding sequences:
- the SAC3D1 gene encoding SAC3 domain-containing protein 1 — its product is MSGSKLPVGTCLDMCPAAERVQREKERRLHRFEVAPGYRGDQPRADPQRVVKEYSRPAAGKIRPPPSQLRPPSVLLATVRYLASEVAERTDASPAEVASFVADRLRAVRLDLALQSAGDAEVALVLEAALAVLLAVVARLGPDTAHSPADLMLLQAQVQESFGSLRRCYALGGGPHHRQAAFQGLFLLYNLGSVEALHEVLQLPAALRSCPALCTVLAVDSAFREGNTARLFRLLRTLPYLQSCAVWCHVGRARRGALARLSRALSTPKGQTLPLSFLVHLLALDGPEEARDLCQAHGLPLDGQERVVFLRGHYTEEGLLPAGTCQVLVGSKLGGRTLEEVVMAEEEDEAVDRPKSPV
- the NAALADL1 gene encoding aminopeptidase NAALADL1: MQCVKVLGGVVGAAALLGLGIILGHFAIPKGTDSPAPSVSVPQDLDLELLETVMGQLDASRIRENLRELSKEPHLATTPRDEALVQLLLQRWQDPESGLDSAGTSEYEVLLSFPSQEQPNHVDVVGPTGDIIHSCRRSEENLTGEQGGPNVVPPYAAYAPPGSPQGLLVYANQGTEEDFMWLSNQGIQLQDTIVLTRYGGIGRGAKAVNAAQHGAAGLLVYTDPGDINDGKSLPNETFPHSWGLPPSGVERGSYFEYFGDPLTPYLPANPSSFRLDPANVSGFPPIPTQPIGFEDAKVLLCNLQGILAPAAWQGGLGCDYRLGPGFQPYGIFPAGSQVNMSIYNRLELRNSSNVLGIIRGAVEPDRYVLYGNHRDSWVHGAVDPSSGTAVLLELSRVLGTLLKKGTWRPRRSVVFASWGAEEFGLIGSTEFTEEFFSKLQERTVAYINVDISVFANVTLRAQGTPPVQSVIFSATKQIPAPGTSSLSIYDNWIRYSNRSSPVYGLVPSLGTLGAGSDYAPFVHFLGISSMDLAYNYDRSKTSARIYPTYHTAFDTFDYVDKFVDPGFSSHQAVARTAGSVLLRLSDSLFLPLNVSDYSETLRSFLQAAQQHLGALLKQHSISLGPLATAVEKFEGAATVLDQHISTTQKGTPDPLQVRMLNDQLMLLERTFLNSRAFPEESYYSHVLWAPRTGSVATFPGLSNACSRATNTGAGSAAWAEVQRQLSILVAALENAAATLRPVADL